atattttttgtcgcattaatttgtaagtttttttgtcgtaaaatttataatagattagaattttcatataataaaattactttttcttatttttgtaattgatgaGACGTGTCTGTAAAGTTTACGCATAgacatatatgtgtgtatagTATCCTACTCTTTTGTTCTCAAAAGTTAAACATCAATTTTTAAAGTTTACGTAACATGATACATTATAATTGAACTTTATAGCGTCAATTTGGTGATACATTTCTAATTTGTGACTATTCTTACAATTTCAGGCTTTCAAAATGCAAATTTGGGGTGCTGCGGCGGCGTTGTTTCATGTCTTCCATTTACTACACTTGTTTGTCCAGATGCTTCTACCTATGTCTTTTGGGACTCTCTCCACCCCACTGAAAGAACTTACAGAATAGTTGTCTCTGATGTACTCAAAAAAACTCTTTCTGGTTTCTCCTGAATCAATACTTGTTTTCTGGTGTTCATTGCAGCAACTCTCTCACTTGGTGTTTACAATAGTTGCGAGCATAATAAGGGAGAGGTTTTAAGAAGGGAACTTTAGAGTGGGAAGCTTTGTTCTGTTAGCAGTGGTTGTTATTAGGAGTGGTTGCTTAAGTAGAAAGAAGTTGTGAACTGGTAAGGTACCAATGGGTACGTAGTAGTCTTTGTTGTTTTAGTAGGGAAGTTGATTTATGGTTTTgtgatgaataaattttatagcGACTCCTTTGAATAAGGCATCTGAAAATAATTATCCAGTTATCTAGTGGAGGTTAGAGATTATCTCAATTCTATcttattttcatcaatttcGGTCAATATAAGAAAGAATTGGGTAAAACTTGAGTTCAACGTCTAATTTTACTAAACTTATTGAGATAGTGACACCTGTCTATTTTTAGTCACATATCATCATCTTAATGGGCCTTATGCACCGCTTCCAAGCCAAGTTTGAAAGaatcatattttctatgtaacATCGTTGTTCTTAAATGATACAGTCTAATgcagtcttcttcttctttttttccaataCTCCAGAAGTTTTTTTGAGGTCCAGGCCTTCACCTGAGGAGTGTGAAATAAAATACAAGAGCCCGCTTCCTAGTTTTTGACTCTGCTTAGTGCAGTCACATGACTACCACTTCTGAGTACCTCACAGTTACACACACTCCCATTATCTTGCTTGTTACATTCCAAGATAAAGTTATGGTATTTACAAAATTGTATTGAGGTAACAAGAACAATTGGGGACATAATTTATCATGGGTTAGTCGTTCGTGGTTGGTGTCAACATTTCGAGTGACTCTCAATCGCATTGGGTTTGAAAACTTCTTAATCGTTGTTGATTGATAAGATGTGGGTTATTGACTGGTATAGTTATGTCGGCAAGCAGATGATTTTGCAGCCCTGGAGTAAAAATTTCTTCacttttgtaattaaaaaaaaaaaaggtttttggcTCTTGTTTGTTGGCGCTACTTGAGCTCCTATGGtaaggaaaaatagaaaagcttgATGTATGAAAAGTATGAAGAATATAGAATAGTGAAGAAGTAGTTTATGGTAAGGCAATGAAAGTAAGATTCTCAAAAATATTTGAAGGCACTAATACATTTAATAATATCCCCACAAATGTTAGCTTAGTATAATTTATATTGCTTTAATATTAAGGCCTCGTTTGGAGGAGGGaataaaaaggaataaaaaaataattttaaaatattattccctttctttgtttgggagttttaatggagggaatgaaaaatccattctcttgtttgggagtttaagtgagaGGGAATAGAATAgataggagggaacactcatttctctctattcctttaaaacctcaaattttcattcccccccccccctcgcACAGAAATTAAGAGAATAAGAGGGaatggaattagatttaatgaagtttttactaaaactctcaaaatacccctataaattgaaccctttattttaaaataggaggtctaatagtaatactatcataaaataatttcatttcattccctccaaattACTCACAAAcgagattacttacattccattcattttcattcatttccattcctttattttaaaacatccaatcaaggctaattaattccattctattccatttttttcccttacttaaatacattacatttcattctatttcattcctttccatttccttatgatcattccattccattctccTACGAACTCCCAAACAAAGCCTAAGAAATTAAGGTAGTCCTAGGGTATTACTCTCCAACTTTCCGTTCGGTAAACTTAAtggattattttgttttaataaattattaatgtacattatcttttttatttgtgataACGTAGAAAAACTTAACTCAAATTAGTTGCACGTCATAAAGTATATAGTacaataattagtcaaatttatTTGGGCAATTACCCCTACCGGCTTACTCGCCAGATACACTCCTAACGAGCTAAACAATTTATCCTCATACCCGAGAAGCTAATGCACTTATTTCATTATAAGGAACTAGCAGATTAATTAATGTCATGTGAATGTACtaaaagccttttttttatagagaatttcaacttatgatgTCCGCTCATGATGTTAGCTCTTTATCATCTAACCAAggcaccaattagtttttggtataggcggggattgaactccaaatctcttattcaactatcaaagaCTTTATCACTTGATCTAACTATAACTCACAACTCAAAGCTTAATATATAAAAGTTGGATTCTCACAATTAGGGGATGCATTCCATGGTGACATGTGTCACTTTGTCAAAGCATATGGCAATTACGTTTGTCAAAATTCTTACAATCCGTTTTATTGTGAGAAAGACAATAATAAAGATACTGAATTttgtttctaaacaaaaaagacaCTTAATATCCGCTCATAAACGTCTAACTATAtctaatcaaattaaatatcTCACAATTTGGAAAGATgttcaaaaataatttgttgttattgttttttactttttcatcacatctaatataatttaattttcttcttcttcttcttcttcttcttcttcttctttagaaACAACATCTAATtatatctaagaaaaaaaataaagacacttAATTTCTTCTCATAaacatttaattatatttagtcTAATTAAATCTATCATAATTTgaaacaaaatccaaaagtaTTTTTatgttactttatttttttcaccacataattttaaaactagACATACATagcaataaaatatatttctaggccaaaatgggcaaatgcccatttcacacaaaaaataatagcaTTCTGCCcccttttccaaactaattaagtaaatgcccctcttttgtaactcgattttctcaaaataaagtttcaatttaaaactcaatttttggacAATTGAGTTATagcaaactaaaaatttaaaaaaaaaaaaaaaatttctggaagtcgagctccatgaactcgagttccatgcaattttttaaagccctatagtggcgttttaaaacATGTAAGTTTTTTTCTTGAGTCTGATCACTCCATAGGGAgccctatagtggtgttttaaAGTcatatagtggcgttttaaaacatgcaagtttttttcttAAGTCTGATCGCTCCATAgggagccctatagtggcgttttaaaaccctatagtggcattttaacatgcaagtttttttcttAAGTCTGATCACTCCACAGAgagccctatagtggcattttaaaatacctatagtggtgttttttATGGAAgttgagctccatgaactcgagtttcatgcttttttttttcttttacctatagctgcgtttcatggaggcctatagtggcgtttttaatacctatagtggcgttttttatggaactcgagctccgtgaactcgagttccatgcaatttttttttttttttttaagtttgatcggcCCATACTCAATTTTCTACAAATCAAGTTTTatattgaaactcgattttgagaaaatcgagttataaaAGATGAggtatttccctaattagtttggaaaaagGGGCAGAATGCTGcttttttgtgtgaaatgggcatgtgcccattttggcccatttTTCTAACATTTAGATATTGAGTTTTTACGTTAAGTTTTAAATCATatcacatttatatatatatatatatatatatatatgaaaaaatgtttttttttttttttgtgcttcaTTAGATAATAGAGAAACtagatacaaaataaaatattacatatCTATTAAATAAGGTTAATTGTGGctcacaaaaacaaatttccTAGCTCTGTCACTAAATACACTAGATGTAACTTGAATTTAACTCTAATAATATACATATTAGACATAAGATAATATCGTCATTATATATTTACGATTTTTTTGCACaggaatatataaaaatatttagttatattaaattaaattattttatattcatttaattatattaaattaataaaattgaaataaatattagattcatgtcaaataaaaaatatttatattaatatatattgatGGGTACATTCACATGACATTGATCTAGTTCTATATAATAGATAATGCACATTAATAATCTATTAACCCGAAGTAATCCATTAtgaagtttctttttcttttttttttggtggtatcCACACGGAAAGTTGGAGGAAAAAAATACCCACAATGaacattaatattaaaaaaaattactcatttagttacattaaattaataacattccctcaaaaaagaaatttgatgacataaaaaaatattaattagaatcaaatctaaaagtaaataattattttaagttatGACTCTTATCTTATGAGTACCCTCACATGACATGAATCTAGTTCCTTATAACAGATCATGCAAATTAATAGTCTATTGACACACATTAATAATCCATTGTGAAGTTTCTAAACGTAAAGTTATAGAGATACTATCCCAGGATAAGGACTAccttaatttcttaatattaaaGATATATCGTACTAAgctaagggcatgtttggtacacTGAATGTGAATTACAACAGGAAtggtaatttttattactaagaataaaatgtgttgtaatggaataactaaaccaattcattagtttggttgtgaAATCTAAGTTGtaacattataataaaaattaacatctattttagaaaatacCTCACTCATACAATTAATTCCCTAGAAAATAATATACTTTAAATTTGAGAGGgatgagttattttttatgttttttatttccatAATTGTTAAGTgaatatggaaagtttgtttatttggaaatatattaatgttaGAAATTATTACACCTACTAAAGAATAGCTATTACAACCCTTTTGGAGAGGAAtacttattcttcattttaataAATAGCTATTTATAAGGAATGACACATTCctttaataaaaacataaccaaactatcGAATAGCTAAACCATAAGAATAATTGTTATATTACAGTGCCTGTTACAATCTATCAAACATGCTCTAACATTTTTGGggaatatttaattaatttaatgcattaattcttttaaagaaattatCTAATACGATTGACCACCATTAATTGATAGAAGTTCAAATCAGATTTTAATGTAAAATCTCTTTCACTCTTGTAATTACCTTTAACATCTTCTTTACTATTCTATCTATGAGAGTATAAATACACACAGTTCATACTTCATTTAGGCCATGAGAAACTAAAGCATTCATCACTAGAAAAACTAAGCACTCAGAGTTTGTAAATTAAAATGGCTTCTACatctttatttatacttttcaTTCTTCAAGCTTGTGCTTGTCTATTTTTCTACACCATAGGAGCTCAAGCAAATATAACATTTTCAGCAATTTTCTCGTTTGGAGATTCAATCCTTGATACAGGCATGAATAACAATTTGCTTTCAGGTAGGTGTAATTACCCTCCATATGGAAGAGACTTTCCAGGAAAAGTTGCAACAGGAAGATTTTGCAATGGGAAAAACCCGACAGACTTGATAGGTATAATATCAtaaacttttttacttaccaaacaacatttcctctctctctctctctctctctctctctctctctctctctctctctcaagtgaTGAGTTATATATTGATcctagttaattaatttaattacccaagttgattaattagatcAATTACATGTAAAATTGTGGAGGCACAAAGCAAAAAAACCACTGAgtgattaattaattcaattacccaagttgataaATTGACACAATGATTTGTTGACTAATAGGGAAAACCTCACACAAGGCAATAACCTCACCGGATAATTTTGAGGTCACCATTAACAAGAAACACTAATCAAAATCAAGATATTACAAGTACAAGGAATCTTATTCCAAACTTGGCCTATTCCAAAGTATTAAGCTACAATTCAATCCTTACGTCAATCCCTAATTGGTCTTGATTTTATAGAGActtcttccttttgcatggaTGTCAGTACGTGTTTACCTTCTAGCAGCATGAAGCTTGTTGTTGGATGCAAAATTCTTCAATACACTGGTAGAGAATGAAgtacttggtcacaaaatcctaaGGCGCATAAGAATGCAATAGCTTCATAATAAGTGTATAGATTCTCTAATTGAGTCTTTGTGTATGACaactttaaaataagccttttaTATCTCCTAGAAGTTTAGTGAAAGAAACCCTAAAAGTCCAAGTCATCATAGGCCGAAAAACAGATTTGGAATTTCTAAATCTGTGAAGCCTGATAGATCGAGTAgtgtcaagaggtgtcgaggtttattaaatcttgatagatcaAATTTGTGTTAAGCTTGTATCAAGGTCCattattttcaacttttctAACTTATTTCTTTGTGCAATCTTATGTCTTCAATAATACCACTTATTTTCTTTAAGAGACATACTTTATGATATTCTAGAATTCACTTAGaactacccaaatacaagtaaaatgcattttttcaaaacatatgccaactatataaaaatataaccctAACATCATGCATGATGCTTGTTTTATATACTATGTATATAAAGTTTCTGGTTCTGCTTTTGAGTTCTAGTGTCCAAAAAATTCTAGGTATAGTTTATGtagatttttgttattttagttgaAAGAGCCTTTCAAAAACATAtctaaattacaataatttttaaactatagGTATGAAAGTAATGTACTCAAAACTTTaaggtttaatttgaaaataagaCCAAATTGTTGTGGTTATTCATCCATTTTATACTCCTTTCAGCGAAAGCATTGGGAATTAAAGATACTGTGCCAGCATATCTTAAACCAAATCTTCAAAGTAAAGATCTCTTAACCGGTGTAGGCTTTGCTGCCGGTGGCTCAGGAATTGACCCGTTAACATCTAGTACATTGGTAACTATCTTATATCTTTATTAACAAGCTTTCAATTGTTACATTTGACCGCATTAAGGTTTGGACTAAAATCAGATAGTTTGGATTTTGTCAAAAGTACTtctatcaatttcattataatttaaactttagGGATCAAAATGtaacaattaaaataatcatGGTACGAAATTGTTATTGGATGGAATCCCAAGGAGGTAATATGTTCAATCAAAACAAGCAAAATAGATTTTGAACATAAccctaataattttattttagtccaaAATTAGGCggtgaaatataaaatttgaaagtgTTTAAACTAAATTGTTACCTAGCAGAACCACATGACAAGGGATATGATGCccccctcctccctctcttttttgttttgtttttttgtttttttgtttttggataggATCCTCCCTCTCTTTTATTCATATTGTATAGAAATTACGACATTTGTTGGTTTTCAATTAATCTAGAGGATGGTATTTCAACTTCTGCCCCTCCATGTTTTAGGTGATGGAATCCAATACCCAAAACACGAGACAACAACAAATCCGATTAGAAGAGCCGAATTAATATTTTCCTAAATCTAATAATTACACATAATTTACTGTGCTTTTAAAATTCTAGGCTTTCTTGcaatttaattgttttgttgGAATCAGGGAGTTGTGGCAATGTCCCAACAGTTACAATACTTCAAGGATTACATAGCGAAGCTAACAGGGGTTGCTGGTGAAGAGAAAGCAAAAGCCATCATAGCCAACAGCCTTGTTCTAATGTCAGCAGGAAACAATGACATAGGAGTATCATACACAAGTAGTGCGAGGAAATTACAGTATACTTTTCCTGCATATTGTGCTCAATTGGTTACCTGGTCTACCACTTTTTTGGAGGTAATTTTCTTTCGTTATGACATATGAAGGCCCTAAGTAACTTTTTagacacaccaaaaaaaaaaaaaaacccctaaaaccTCAAactattatacaatttttttgctacaagCATAATACGGCAGAGTGtcagtgatgaaaaaaaaaatggcatgttCATGCGGAGAGTTGTAACAAAAAATTGTGTAAtaatttgtgacaaaaaagtGAAATTCATACTGTACCGGTCGGTACAGTCGAAAAAATTTGTACCGGTCACCAAACTAGTACCGAAAACGTCTTAAAATGTATTGGTTCAAATACCGGATATTTCAGTTGATACTGGATGTTTTCGTCTGTACCGGCCATTTCGAACGGTTTTTGTGCTTCCGGCCGGTATAAGAAATGTTCTTCAAACCTAGTCGcaagtagggatggcaatttaaatccgacccgcggatacccggtctagcccgaccctaatgggccgggttTTACCCggtccgataaagaatagggtcgggtatggatttaaaaaaaaaaacccgaagcgggtccgggttttatcaaaaaaatccagaCCCGACCCGGAACCCGACCCGGATAAATACCCGGTTAAATACCCGGTATatgaaattactaaaataccccttatatatatatatatatattttctgatTTTGTTTGGAAACCCTAAtctctactctctactctctcacactcacaccaGTGACCAGCCGCCTCTCACACTCAGCCCTGCGCCCCTGCCCTCTcgcctctctcacactcacagcTAGCCGCCCTCTTGCCTCAGCACACAGCCCTCTCGCCTCAGCCCGCAGctctcgcctcgcctcgcctcgcctcgcctcgcggcctcgcctcgcctcgcgcctcgcctcgcctcgcgcctcgcctcgcctcgcctgTGGATTCTTTGTCAGGTTGATTTGTGTAGCTGAATCTTATTGTTTCCTCGATTGATTCATTGGGTtcaaatttgggttttgttgtgatGCCCATTTGGTGTAGCTGAATCTGATGGATTTGTTAAATGATTCAGCTGAATTTGGTTTTGGGTGGTATgcccattttttatttgtgtagcTGAACCTGATTGGTGTATTAATTCTGTTGGATTGGCTTTTTGTTCTAATGCTTTtgtggtggattttttttttggtcattttggtaTTTAAATGGGTTGCATTGGTTTTGAATTGAATTCTATAGATTCTGGTACGGTGTAATTGATAATGATTCGTCTCACAAGTTTCATATTTGTTGGTACTTTATGTTGGTTTACTAATGACTTGTTGGAGTGTTTATattgttgaacatgtgaaatgaATAGACTCTTATCAGGAATtcaattgttttgtttgattgaatTTGAGTATGAATTGAGAGTTgatatatttttccttaatgATATATGCAAAAAATCGTGATTGGATGATCACTGCATGTTCTTTTTTTGGAGATGGGCCCAAGTTATCTCAATTGTTGGCAAAATGAAAATGGCAATCATGCTTACTTCCCATTTACTTCGTTTTGCAAATTTCAGATTTGAGGTAATGATTGTTTTTGCCTTTTGAAAAGCTCAgctgggtttgatttggttttgttcaATTTTGTCATGTTTTGGTTTGTGATTATTGTTTATGATCTGGGTTGTGGTTGTTGAGGAAATTTTTTCAGAACAGGGAAAAAAGATTGGTTGGGCTAAATTTGGTTGGCCTCgcggcttaattttttttttttttggttgggctaAATTTGGGCCCAATAAGTTAAACGGGGCCCGCGGGGCCCGGCGGGGCGGGTCTGGGCCCCGAGAAAAAAACCCGATTATTATTCGGGCCGGGTCCGGGTTTCGGGTATTGACCCGCGGGTCGGGTCtgggtatgcaaaaacccggcccgaacccgacccgttgccattcctagtcGCAAGCGTCTTCAACTTCTTTGTCACTGCATTATTTTTCTCCTCTCCTTTTCGTCGGCGTCAACAACTCTTTGCAACTGTGTCTTCatcgtttcttttttttagcttctCTTTACCCCTACTATTTTATTTCATTGCCTAGTTGTACCCCATGTTTCAAAAAGTAAGTGAAAGTCTACGGTCTACCcacaaaaatgttgtggacaaaTCAATGAATTTACGTGGTTTGTCAACCTTCCAGGTGACAGTTGAATAAGAGTTTTAACACTTAGCTAGGGCTGAACATATTAACTTGAGATGGACTTctcatcaaaaataaattcGGGATGGacttaattataattttcaatatttttaatagattatataaaatatttattaatttaataataatatagcaGTAAATTCAAAACAATACACTAATATTTACTGGTATTgaaatataccttttttttgtcAAACTAAATCGGCTTCCAATACGAAATTGACTCCCTTGATCGACATTCtccattttctattttagttaACAAAACAAGCATAGCACAAGTACATATACTTAGCTATGAACCGTTTAACCAATAATAATTCTTGTAGTTTTCTTTCTAAttccttattttctttggaGAATGATGTTGTGTTATGAGAATCATATTCCCTTGAGCTTGCAACATCACATTCACTATTGCTAGGTGCCACATTGTTGTTTGAATCATCAGTACCAATATATATagtatgtatgcatgtatgtatataaaacAAGGACAAGAATTTTGTGATCTTGTAATTACCTTTTTAACAAAGTATATGCCAAGCACtatattaaaaatcaattttgttaAGAAGTAACAAAGAGCACAAAGCACCTTATAACCCGCTAATCgtatcaaatataaatttgtgaAGCAATTGTATGCACTGGGGGCTCGGCGATTTGGTGTTCTTAGTACTGTAGCACTTGGATGCGAGCCATCAGGAAGAGTTGTAGGATCTTGTTCAATTACCGCAAACGTAGGAGCACAAACGTACAATAATCTGCTAAAAGCAGGAATAGCCTCCCTTCAAAGCAAGCATTCCGATGCAAAGCTGGTCTTTTTCGACATCTTTACCCCTCTAGATAACATCGCTAGTAATCCTCAGCAGTTTGgtaagttttattattattattatctcttaaaaaatttgGTAATCATTTACTTAAACTTAAACCTTTTGTTTTGCTATCATCCAAGGCCAATTAGCCTATATGGAAAATACTAGAACTACAACCAGATTTTAATGGGAAATGTTGAAGGTAGTACAAATTTAGATCACCCTTCATCCCTTGTTGGAACAATTGAATAATtgaaggtgaaaaaaaaaacacgcaaaaaAGGCTTATAAACCAACGTGGCAATGTATCCAATTGATGTCACTTCAATAACAcgataaaatattgatattagggataatacaaattttactatataaacctTACTATAATGGATAGGCTACTCCTAAAGGTTATTTAGATATctatttattagttattaaaGTGGCAACAATATCATATTTTTTGTCGCATTAATTTGTAAGtctttttgtagtaaaattttaaatagtttagaattttcatataataaaattacttttcatgtttttgtaattaatgAGACGTGTCTATAAAATTTACACATATAcacatgtgtgtgtgtagtaTCCTACTGTTTTGTTATCAAAAGTTAAAACAtcaatttttaaagtttatgtaATATGACACATTATAATTGAACTTTATTTCTAATTTGTGACTATTCTTACAATTTCAGGCTTTCAAAATGCAAATTTGGGGTGCTGCGGCGGCGTTGGCTCATGTCTTCCATTTACTACACTCGTTTGTCCAAATGCTTCTACCTATGTCTTTTGGGACTCTCTCCACCCCACTGAAAAAACTTACAGAATAGTTGTCTCTGATGTACTCAACAAAACCCTTTCTAGTTTCTCTTGAAGCAATACTTGTTTTCTGGTGTTCGTTGCAGCAACTCTCTTGCTTGGTGTTTACAATAGTTGCAAGCATAATAAGGGAGAGCTTGTAAGAAGGGAACTTTATAGTGGGAAGCTTTGTTTTGTTAGCCGTGTTAATGTTTGAAATAAATTGTTGCTTGTTATTAGGAGTGGTTGCTTAAGTAGAAAGAAGTTGTGAATTGATAAGGTACCAATGGGTACATAGAAGTCTTTGTTGTTTTAGTAGGGAAGTTGTTTTATGTTTCTgtgatgaataaattttatagcGATTTGTTTGAATAAAGCATCTGAAAATACTTATCCAGTTATCCAGTGGAGGTCAGAGATTATCTCAATTCTATCCCGTCTTTATTCTACTGTTTTCATCAATTTTGGTCAATATAAGAAAGAATTGGGTAAAACTTAAGTTCAACGTCTAATTTTACTAGACTTATTAAGATAGTGACACTTGTCTATTTTTAGTCATATATCATTATCTCAACAGATCCTATGCATTAGATACACTGGACCTAAGTCAACTTCAAAAGAATCATATTTTCTACACAACATCATTGGGTTTGAAAACTTCTTAATCGTTGTTGGTTAATAAGATGTGGGTTATTGACTGGTATAGTTATGTCGGCAAGCAGATGATTTTGCGGGTCATCTTGTAGATGTCGATGATCAAAGGTGGATATTACTCGTAACTTTCTTCATTGACGTACCATGTGGTTTAGAGAAAAACAccttatattgatttttttagaatttgttataaaaatattgtaaaaatattgtggacatatcatttttttaattttctttcaacaAGTATTCTAATACATATAACAATTCCCCCACTATTGTAGCACCTAAAAAAATGGAACAACATAGCTATGAGATAATCAATTTCGATCAATGTTGGTAAAGGAAGTAAGTAgtcaaatttgattaaatttataaGCATAATTATGTCAACATAATCCGTGTATTCTTAAACTCTCTTTTTCGGCTTGCCTCAATATGTTACTTATTATAGTCTGTTAAATTATGTCAGCataatttgtatattttgagGTTGAGCAATCTGACCAGGATGTCCCAAGCTAGCTTTTGCATTGGGTACGTTACATGATGAGACATATAGTATGTTATATAAAtgcatataataaaataaatattagataTGGGATAATATCTTCACTGTATATTTACAACTCTTTTTTTGTATGAGGAAGTATATTTACACATATGTAGAGTTAtataaagttattatttttaatgtggattccagttagctcaattggtaaagactctaatggttaaataagagatctagacCTATTATCAAGACTTATTAACGAACACAATAAATcgaaactctcttaaaaaattattatttttaattgtttcattaTTCTAAATTAATATAATCAAAATAGATAATTAGATTCAtgtcgaaaaaaaaaaattcatttatgaGTCCCTTCACACCACTACAAAATACTTCACCTCTTTCAACCCACCATTTCGAAGGTCCACTAAAAAGggtccaaaaaaaataaaacggAAAAGTGA
This genomic stretch from Castanea sativa cultivar Marrone di Chiusa Pesio chromosome 1, ASM4071231v1 harbors:
- the LOC142611674 gene encoding GDSL esterase/lipase At1g73610-like, which codes for MDWMPHAAEALGIKDIVPAYLKPDLQSKDLLTSVGFASGGSGIDLLTSSTLGVVAMSQQLQYFKDYIAKLTEVAGEEKAKANIANSLVLMSVGKNDIGVSYTSGAQMYNNLLKVGIASLQSKHSDAKLVFFDIFTPLDNITGNPQQFGAQANITFSAIFSFGDSILDTGMNNNLLSGRCNYPPYGRDFPGKVATGRFCNGKNPTDLIAKALGIKDTVPAYLKPNLQSKDLLTGVGFAAGGSGIDPLTSSTLGVVAMSQQLQYFKDYIAKLTGVAGEEKAKAIIANSLVLMSAGNNDIGVSYTSSARKLQYTFPAYCAQLVTWSTTFLEQLYALGARRFGVLSTVALGCEPSGRVVGSCSITANVGAQTYNNLLKAGIASLQSKHSDAKLVFFDIFTPLDNIASNPQQFGFQNANLGCCGGVGSCLPFTTLVCPNASTYVFWDSLHPTEKTYRIVVSDVLNKTLSSFS